From the genome of Pelobates fuscus isolate aPelFus1 chromosome 11, aPelFus1.pri, whole genome shotgun sequence:
aaaccaaccaatcagtgtgttctaagcctaattgcagggtggggcaaggctatataagccttgatccgccctgcggagctcagtacgcggcgtgccctccatgggtgaacatggattattttttttttgcgctcgttttttttttgttttgtttttaaagtgcgacgggtatgatggatttttatttggcttttttgggggctgaagaaagaagaatttagaaaaaagaagacgtcaaatggtaagtttaattttttttttttacaggttagttattttattcccccctcactatttttagggtgaggggggtaggtaggggatagaatgttttgggtggggggggtgactaggggcttgggacccctagtcaccttaatgggggggggttcatttagggcccccacccaccgctcaggggtgggggccagggggggaggacagtaggtcccccccccttattattttattagggccccacgcacagcgcaggggtgggggccaggggggaggacagtaggtccccccccttattttattagggcccccaccgaccgcgcaggggtgggggccaggggggaggacagtaggtccccaccatctttaacccccgcgcgcgggggggggggggggggttattaggtgggttttttttttttttttttacagtgagcagccacaggctgctcactgctaactagacatgcccctactatagcgagtaggggcatattatttactattattattattatttactaatactaagtaatctttacttagtattagtacatttggctgaaagaccaattcaggtctttcagcctttctagtagatagctccctgataccgtgggaattagggagttatctactaagcggctgcaagaggcagccacagcaatgaataggatcggagttttcattcattagaatgaaattccgatacgatcaaagtaccgaattgcatcctaacaccaatggagaaactcttctaattctgttaggatgcaattcggcagttttgccggcgttctgtctaagtgacaggacgtttggcaatactgacaggaagtattgtgggaacagggaggaaagctagggatcatgggaaaattgctctgaccagcggaaatgaagcacactttgctcctccgctggtcaggcggaggaatcctccataaggcaaagagtccctactttgtcttataattttaaagaaaactaaagaagaatggaagaaaagaataacagatcctgagagaggcggagaagaggaagagattgaggaaaggtaagttcggcatgacagtgccgctttaataaaatcacataattatgttaaaagattatttaaatatacacgtaaaaTTTTAAGGTAtctaaattctacgtgtatactaatgtaatcttttatgtaatatgtatttatctatatatatatatatatatatatatatatatatatatatttgcggttatttgtattttatagatgatgctatatatatatatatatagcatgtcattctaagtgtattttgttacctatatattaataacaaaatacagttagaatgaaattacatatgaatataatttatattaaattttgtttcaatattttaatttattttattattttgtttattattgtaattatacgtatatattatgtgcgtgttatacgccgatataccatatttacttacctgtcttgaagcgtgggccggtgttcagcgcgcaccgtggtactggaacttcaatttcaggttccgatttccggcgggactgaaaggaagtgtgcacacttcctttcagtcctgctggaaaccggaacctgacattgctgtaccgcggtgcgcgctgtgaagccgtcccacgcttcaagacaggtaagtaattatgggacaaggagaggggggggggacactatgggacaaggggaggggggagaacactgtgggagggagaatactatgggatgaggggggaaatttcctggaatttccttcttaaaatgaggtgcgtgttatatgccgataaatacggttcatattatatatatgtaacgtcattctaagtgtattttaatatatatgctaatattattaaaattaagatacttagaatgacgttacatatataatatgtatatattatatataaaaacactttttatttaattctaaacatgtttattgactaagtggcaactaaaaaagactggacataccccatttgcaataccttgggttgtctactattgcaaatggtatgccatcataggggtaattttcattcttgggctaccatagggtcacaaaggcaacgtgagcaatctggcgaattttaatgtgaaaaaaaatgaaacacaagtcttatatttgacgctgtaactttgtAAAACACAaagcctgtacatgaggggtactgttgtactctggagacttcgctgaacacaaatatttgtgtttcaaaacagtaaaaagtattgcagcaataatatcgtccgtgtaagtgctgtttgtgcgtgaaaaatgcagaaaagtcaCCTTTACAGGCGATATCctctttgtaatacattttactgttttgaaacactaatatttgtgttcagcgaagtctcccgagtaccccccatgtacaggttttatggtgtcttggaaagttatagggttaaatagtgctagcaaattaaattccctatactttcggcatgggttgtcaggcaggtccctctaattgtaattaattaggatacctaattatgtaaaaatattacataaatatatgtgtagaattaatatatacatatgtgtatatataattttttaaaatatttttatctatatatagtgatatatacatatatatttatgtatatagatatatttcattctacgtgtattttgatataaatatatattaatatcacaatacagttagaatgaaataaaacacctctataaatttttttaaaaattattttaaaaaaaattatatatttaatcagtatacatgtaatttgatattaatatataattatatattaatagtaaaatacacctagacagtatattatatatatatatatatatatatatatatatatatatatatatatgatccaagtatataataatttttttacactttgatttcagccagcagggggactgtcattagttagtctccctgctggcaatgcttgagccagctataccggccatgtgattgtgaggtccccTGCTGGAAGGCAGATGTGCCGCgcggggctccctgggagtcccccccaaccgcgatcgccagcaaacaggtaagaaaaaaaaccggagggcgtactattacgcccggcagcGTTAAGagacgctttaaaaaaaaaagtaattgtacgccctccagtctcaagtctgcccacagtggctgcCTACCAGTCAACCACTAGTCTTCCAGAgttgaaacagacctttggtcctgTCTGAGGCTGGACATCCTTGCACTCTGCATGATTCTCAGCATCAGATTTTTACCCAtaggctccctgggagtccccccccaaccgcgatcgccagcaaacaggtaagaaaaaaaaccggagggcgtactattacgcccggcagcGTTAAGagacgctttaaaaaaaaaaagtaattgtacgccctccagtctcaagtctgcccacagtggctgcCTACCAGTCAACCACTAGTCTTCCAGAgttgaaacagacctttggtcctgTCTGAGGCTGGACATCCTTGCACTCTGCATGAttcccagcatcagatttttacccataggaaagcaggtcTAATGCAGGCAGGGCATTTGATACACATGTGCATTAGCGCCCActcattgcaggatggcaggtgGAGCACTGCCTCTGCGGACATCTGTGCTGAAAGTAAAGAGGTTTTgaaccctttatttacctttgAGGGGGGATGAGAGTGCACTATAATATCCCTTTTAACATTGCATGGCATCCTATAATTACATTTATCCCGTTAATTCTGTTCTGTATTCCAACATATGCTCTTACCTTTCCTGTAATGCAGAAAATCAGGATAGATTTCAAAATTCTGTGTTTGATCAGTGTTGTAGCAGAAGCCATAAGAACATTTAGCATAGATACACAAGCATAGTGTAAAGGAGATCTCCAAAATAGAAGAACCACTTCAAGATGCTGTAGTAGTTAGTTGTACCATTTTATAATGGTTTGAGTTCTTACCTGGGGCCAGCCACACGAGCCCTACTTCTACTACAGCTGGCATAGCTAGAAGCTCCTGCTTACGAGTTTGAATTCACACTCCAGGGCCCTCCACAGCCAAGTCCGTTTCAGTTAGAGAGTTTGTAATAGGAGTATTTGAAGGAGCAGAAACTCAGATCTCATGAGATTTTTAGTAAAGGGTAGattagtatttaaagggacactatagtcacctaaacaactttagcctaatgaagcagttttggtgtatagaacatgcccctgcagcctcactgctcaatcctctgccatttaggagttaaatccctttgtttatgaaccctagtcacacctccctgcatgtgacttgcacagccttccataaacacttcctgtaaagagagccctatttaggcttttattgcaagttctgtttaagattctcttatcccctgctatgttaatagcttgctagacccagcaAGAGCCTCCAatatgtgattacagttcaatttagagattgagatacaattatttaaggtaaattacatctgtttgaaagtgaaaccagtttgtttttcatgcaggctctgtcaatcatagccaggggaggtgtggctaaggctgcataaacaaaaacaaagtgatttaactcctaaatgacagtgaaattgcaggggaatgatctatacactaaaactgctttatttagcttaagtaatttaggtgattatagtgttcctttaatcatccTTTCAAATCTAAACTGTTTTACCAGCATGAATTAATGACACTTTGCAAACTCTAATAGTTTTAGGACTTCCAATTGAAAGGGGACATTTATGGTTAACTATCCAGCCTGTCAAACAGTGTGGCTCATGTAAGACAGGCAGTTGGGAAAGTGAGAAGCTATAGCAGTGGTGTACAAAAAGCAAGTTACAACTTTTTTAAATTCATAGAGATTTCACAAGATCCCTTGCCTACCTTTTCCAGTCCTTTCTGAAGAGTTCCCTCATTAGAGCAAAGCCTTCTTAGCCGTATGTCTGTTCTATCCAGTATGCCAATTACTTATTGTaaaatatccccattctataattgtacaACGCTGCAGAGTAGGTGGCACTAAACAAGTGCCAATAAGCAAAATGTTTAAGTTTCTAAATCAGAGCGGTCCAAAGAAAGATTGTAGTCAATTGCAGTCAGAAACACATTtcattaaattgttttatttaagaaTATCCTACATTGACAAGTCTTGTAAAAAGCATCCAAACACAGAACACATGACTGCAGCAAACAGCATTCTTGTAGTTACTTACAGACCAAAACATCCCCAACACTCTTGGGAAACAGGAGAGTTTCAAAATCACTCTAAAGCGTGCTCACCACCCACCCCCATCAAATGCGGTTTCACATTGACTCACATttcaataacagaaaaaaatgcaCACATCATACAGCATTCACAGCAGTATACATTTCAAGGAGAGGGAAAAGATGTTTCAAAAACTAGTTTCAAACAATTCAATTGCTTTAGGCAGAAAAGCCTCAGTCTTCCAAATGAACCAAAGTCTTTTGAATGCAAGAAACATTCGTACGTTACTTGCTCCCACTGCTCTCTTAACACTCTCACCATTGCCACTGGATTGAGAGACACATCTcgccaaatttttaaaaaatatccaTAATGCACCACCAGGTCTCTGCACGCGCTCGTTTTCTCGCTCATTCGCAAGCCTCTCATTCCTTGGAAACACCAATCCCACAGTTCAAACAGCTTTCTGGTTCCACCTCACAGCCGTGCGTTCAAAGCGCTGGTACGACTTCCATCAAATAAAGTAGCGGATAAAAATGGATCACCCACCGTCTTAAGACTCATCGTGTGCAGCTTGAAGACGTCTTGATGGAAAAGCATGTAGGTAAAAGTGATCCAGGGCAGGACACTAACAGCACCACTTAAGTGCATTTTCCAGAGAGACATGGTGAGGAGCAGAGATATCAGTTGAAGCAATGAACACATTGAGGAAAGGAAGACTGTCCTAAACAAAACCTGGGATGCCATTTACATTGATTaaagagatgtaaaaaaaaacaaaaacgagggCTTATGTAAAACATTGGGTAATGTCAGCTTATGGTTAGTGGTTTCCTTCAACATGCAGAGTTCAGTCAATGAGAGGTTTCAAACACTAAATACAAAACTTATAATCAGGATTCCAAATAATTACAAAAAGAAACATCTTCCAGGACACCCAGCTGAACACTGCATgctaaaaaaaaaccctttcaaaTAGAAAACCAAAAGGAAAGGTTCTGTAAATGCATTTTACAATATACTTACCATGACATTGGGAAATGTTTACCAGTCATACAATACATTTTAGCACCTCTTAATCTCTACATGCCCCAACCAGAAGATTTGGATTCCATACTCGAACTAAACCCACCATTAAACCCACTGCCGGACCCAGCATTAGGAGAACCCCAACCAATTGCACCTGAATTTGATCCGTATGAATTGTTTGCAGACCCACCAAAGCTCTGTGGTTGTTCTCTTTGCTGATTGCCTTGGCCCTGCCCACTACCTGGAGGACCAGATTGGTTCTGCTGACTGGCCAACATCCCCATCATCCCCCAGCTACTCTGCAGAGCTGCTTGGGCAGCTGCCATCATTGCTGGGTTAATGCTAAATGCCCCAAAATTCatcccaccacccccacccatgTTTCCACCTTGGTTATTTCCAAGGGGTCCACCACTGGGCCTTGCACTGGGGTAGCCCTGATTGCCAAATCCTGGCCCAGGAAATCTTCCTCCGCCTCTCTCTAGCTGCCTATTACTGTTGTGCTTGGGTTCTGCGGTAGATACATGTACGCTGACTCCTTTAATTATCAAGTCTTCTCCACAAAGTGATTGAGCAACCTaaaggaagaaaacaaaaatgtttaatacATGGGGCTTTAATATCCCTTAGAATAGAATTTGTTTTCTTAAAGTGCTGGGGAAGAACAGTGGTACATAGACAGGAGGAGGATCGTATTGACACATTTGACCAATTACAGTCCAATACAGCTTCTATTGCCTGCACAGCAAGGGGGCACAGAAAGATGAGAACAAGTCTTATAAAGTACTAAAAGCTCATTAATTACTGCCCCCtactaaaatgaaaaatgtgtttgCAGAAGTCAATTATagcattaacaaaacaaaaaggtgCCAAGTAAAAATATACCACACACCCCGAGGTGGGGACAACACACAACACTGAAGCTACAATTTACTTCATATACTACTGCCTGCATCCAATCAATCTCTTACCTGATCATCAGCAAATGTAACAAACGCAAATGCTCTGAAGGGCTTGGGAATAAAGACATCCACCACTTCACCATACTGGGTAAAGAACTGACGCAGCTCATCGGCACTCATATCCTCTGTGCAACGTCCAACGAACACCTTCCGGCTCCGCATGGGTTCATCAGGACTCTGCTATTgtgaaacaaaggggaaaaaattccTTAGATTTTTTTGAATGATAGCGGAGTAAAAATAGAAGCTGGATTACCTATTGTACTTTGTaacattaatacaagtttagATCTTGGTAAAATGTACACTGGACTAAATCAGTGAGAAGTGTTCTGTTCAATAATATGCATAAACTGTAAACTGCAGAAAAACCGCCAGTTTTTGTGCTTTTAAGGGTCACAAGAGTCAGCAAAAGAAATCCAGTTTAACTGCAGGAAGAAGCCATGGATTTTCAGCAAAGATTTTAGgcaacatggaaaacattttaaAGGGATTCTTTCCATGACCCGTTATTAGCACTGATTGACATTGGTAACATATTCtgggtgcagtttgtgtagttATACAAGCCTCTTTATTAGCCAAAATAGTCCTACTCTTCATCAAGCAGCAGGAGAGACTTATTAACAAGCAAAGGACAAAGTCATAAGCATATCGCCAGTGCCGATGAGGGAGACAATTTAACAGCGCTCATAGGACACTCCACATTTGGCAAGTACAGCTATGAAACAGACAGGTTAGTAGTACCTTTGAGTTTGGCAATTTGCAGTCACACCATCGACCATCAATCATATGACGCTGAGACATTACTTTCACTTGTGTTTCATATTCTGTAAATCTGACGAAGCCAAAACCTTTTGAATGTCCAGTCTTGGTATCTTTTTTTACCTTCAAAAACATAATGATAGAGTAAGTCTAGAGATCCAAGTATTGAgaatctgtgtagaatcataaaATGTATTGTAATAAGATATAACCTGGACCATGATGACTTCACCGAATGTGCTGAAATAGTCTTTCAGATCCTGTTCTGTAGTTTTCCATGGCAATCCCAAAACAATTAAATCTGATGTTTTTGTAACCGCACGTTTGATCTTCACAGCAGAAGATGCATCTGCTTCGTCCATTTTTCTCTTGTTATCTGAAGACAAAGGGGGTTTAATAGCAAGCAGCTTAAATATGCAAAACAAGCAACTATAACGTTGTTTATGGGGCATTAAATTGATTATAAAGAATAACTATTATactatatgcaccaaaaccaacttaatgaagcagagttttggtgtattgatcatgtcCATGCAGTCTCACTTCTATGCCATTTAGGTTTTAACTcactatttatgcagccctatccacacccACCTGCTAGTGACTTAAAAAATGCTAACATGtaagcttcctttattgcaccacctgtttaattcagaatttctTATTACCGGATTTCTAAATAgccgtgtgtgattaaagtttaatttacagagcaggagatagaaacatttaaagtaagttaacatctgattaaaaataacattttatgaaggctgtggtgtgaatcacagccaggggagatgtggctatggctacatggacagaaacaagagtgatttaactcaatggaagagaattgagcagcgagactgtacacccaaactgctccagttgttttgatgcctataataTCTTTAAGTGACAGATTGCAGggtttagaaaacaaaaaaaggaatatatattTGTTCTGCTGCCCCAAAGAAGTGACATTAGGTTTCTTCTAAATGCCACAGGATAGCTGGGAAAGCACACTATGAACTTAGTGCCACTGTAGACACtattaatttcacatttaatgtattatagtacctggagtcatTGGACCATCCctccagtgttaaaccattttcaggcAGTTGAATAGTGAATGAGGTTCCCTAGCTACCTgtaccccacctccactggaggCATGACAAACTTAGATATTATACAGTTCTAGTCATAAAGATTCACACTTGCAATGGCACCGGTAGGGTAAATGTGATCAGCCACTCAGCAAATTACTTTGCTCACTGCTGCTCAGACTAATACCTCCTCAATAACACAAGTAGCACAGAGGAGATAGGTAGCTGggaactcttgtttagcattaaaaagtAAATGTTTAACGCTGGATTGAAAGACAGCACAATAATCTAGACAATATATCCACTTCATCAatatgaagcagttgtggtgcaTACAGTGCCCCAGTAAAGGAGCACTACAAATATTTCAGCCTAGTGCTTCACAACTAAAACCTAGCCTCTACGTGAAGAGAATATCCTATATACCGACAAATGCCAGTTATCCTTCCAAATTAAAATGGAATTTGAGTTACACACAAAAGAATGTTTAACAAATGGTCCGAACACCCTGAGGCAAAAGCACTCACCTTTAGGATAATTGACAACATATATTAGGTTGCCCCAGCCACTCTCAGGGGCATGAAGGATGCCTTCCACTAGCCGAACACCACGCATACACTGATTCACTGGGTTTCTGTACCTCAGACCACAGGCCCCAGGAAACTGGGCAGTAACTGTGGAAAGGAGGACAGTTCCATCATCTTCCGATGGTATTTCCATTGGCTCTTCATTCTCATCCTCCGCAACCCTGATATATTCCATCTCCATGGCTGCACACTGAAATTAGAAGCCAGGTTAGAGCAGGAGCAAACATCACACAAATTTCAATTCTATGTTGCTTACACAAAACAGAACTGTAGCATTTTACACCACTTCAACTTCCTGATACCAGGAGAGCtcaccataaaaaaaataaagtaaaacctTAAATTTCAGCTGTAAATGTACTTACTGCAATTAACAATGGATCAGTAATGTCAAAgtagattattttttattattccttgCCCCCAAAACCTCttgccaaaaagaaaaaaaaaaaaattgtaattcgACTTAAAGCTTAAATTTACAATTCCAAGGCAATTCAGGCTTGGACCCAGCACTGGATAATTTAAGATACCGGGCTAAATCTCAGAATTATTCACACTTGCCTGAGTGATGGAACAGAAGCTTGTAAATGAAGAGTACTACAGAACTGGATCCAGGTGTGAAATGAGGTTCCCAGTGATGGGCTATATTGGGTATTTCGGGTACGGCCCAGTAATAGGCAATATTGGGTAGTTCAGGCCTGGTGCAGTGATGGACGAGGGCCCAGTAATAGGCAATATTGGGTATTTCTGGCCTGGTGCAGTGATGGACAATGAGGGCCCAGTAATAGGCAATATCGGGTATTTCAGGCCTGGTGCAGTGATGGACAATGAGGGCCCAGTAATAGGCAATATTCGGTAGTTCAGGCCTGGTGCAGTGATGGACAATGAGGGTCCAGTAATAGGCAATATTGGGTATCTCAGGCCTGGTGCAGTGATGGACAATGAGGGCCCAGTAATAGGCAATATTGGGTATTTCAGGCCTGGTGCAGTGATGGACAATGAGGGCCCAGTAATAGGCAATATTGGGTATTTCTGGCCTGGTGCAGTGATGGACAATGAGGGCCCAGTAATAGGCAATATTGGGTATTTCAGGCCTGGTGCAGTGATGGACAATGAGGGCCCAGTAATAGGCAATATTGGGTATTTCTGGCCTGGTGCAGTGATTGGTAATATTGGACAATTCAGGCCCAGTGACATACAACGAGGGCGCAGTAGTGGGTAATTCAGGTACCCGGTAACGGGTAATTCATACAGTGAGGCCCGGTATTTATTAATCGAGGCCGGTATTAGACAGTGCGGCCTACTAGGCCCGGTATCAGTAATTGAGGCCCGATGTTAATGGCGGCCCGGTAAGTGATAGTGAGGCCTACTAAGCCAGGTATTAATTCAG
Proteins encoded in this window:
- the TARDBP gene encoding TAR DNA-binding protein 43 isoform X1, giving the protein MEMEYIRVAEDENEEPMEIPSEDDGTVLLSTVTAQFPGACGLRYRNPVNQCMRGVRLVEGILHAPESGWGNLIYVVNYPKDNKRKMDEADASSAVKIKRAVTKTSDLIVLGLPWKTTEQDLKDYFSTFGEVIMVQVKKDTKTGHSKGFGFVRFTEYETQVKVMSQRHMIDGRWCDCKLPNSKQSPDEPMRSRKVFVGRCTEDMSADELRQFFTQYGEVVDVFIPKPFRAFAFVTFADDQVAQSLCGEDLIIKGVSVHVSTAEPKHNSNRQLERGGGRFPGPGFGNQGYPSARPSGGPLGNNQGGNMGGGGGMNFGAFSINPAMMAAAQAALQSSWGMMGMLASQQNQSGPPGSGQGQGNQQREQPQSFGGSANNSYGSNSGAIGWGSPNAGSGSGFNGGFSSSMESKSSGWGM
- the TARDBP gene encoding TAR DNA-binding protein 43 isoform X2 — its product is MEMEYIRVAEDENEEPMEIPSEDDGTVLLSTVTAQFPGACGLRYRNPVNQCMRGVRLVEGILHAPESGWGNLIYVVNYPKDNKRKMDEADASSAVKIKRAVTKTSDLIVLGLPWKTTEQDLKDYFSTFGEVIMVQVKKDTKTGHSKGFGFVRFTEYETQVKVMSQRHMIDGRWCDCKLPNSKSPDEPMRSRKVFVGRCTEDMSADELRQFFTQYGEVVDVFIPKPFRAFAFVTFADDQVAQSLCGEDLIIKGVSVHVSTAEPKHNSNRQLERGGGRFPGPGFGNQGYPSARPSGGPLGNNQGGNMGGGGGMNFGAFSINPAMMAAAQAALQSSWGMMGMLASQQNQSGPPGSGQGQGNQQREQPQSFGGSANNSYGSNSGAIGWGSPNAGSGSGFNGGFSSSMESKSSGWGM